The segment GTCGACGGTGCGCTCGCCGCTCTGTCGGGCACGACTTCAGGCACCGACCAGGCCGGATTCCGCTCGCTGCGCGAGCGCGCCGCGCGCGAAGAGCCGCAGCTCTACCCGATGGCGGCCGACGAGATGCTGCGCTGGAACCTGTTCGCGCTGCAGTCACTCTCCGACGACGAGCTCGCCCAGTACGTGGCGTTCGCCGAGTCATCCGCCGGTCAGTGGTGGGTGGTGTCCCAGGCGCGCGCGCTGCGGCTGGCCGCGAACGGCGCCGGCGAGGAGCTGTTCCAGTCGCTCCGCCCGCGCAACGAGCTGTGAGTCTCAGGCGAACAGCAGACTGCCGGCGAGCAAGAGCCCGCCGGTGAAGTGCAGCCCGAACACGTTCGCGAACGCCTGAGTCATGCGCTTGGGGTCGGCGGGCGTGCGCAAGGCGATGCGCGCGGCGCGCACCCCGAAGGGCAGCGACAGGAACGCGAGCAGCGCCGCCGCGGGCAGGAGGCCCCCGGCGATGCCCGCTCCGAGCACGGCATAGGGCAGGGCGACGAGCAGCGGCACGAGCCGGCCCGCGCCGGCCGGGCCCAGCCGCACCACGGGCGTGAGCTTGCCGTGGCGCTTGTCGGCATCGTGCTGCGGGAAGTGGTGCATGTACAGGATGTCCATCGCGAGCAGGCCCACGAAGCACGACAGCACGAGCCCCGCGCGAGTCACCGAGCCGGTCTGCGCGTACTCGGTGCCCGCGCCCGCGAGCGGACCGAACAGGAGGAAGGTCACCGGCTCGCCGGCGCCGTGATAGGCGATGCGCAGCGGCGGCGCGGTGTAGAAGTAGCCGAGCACGGCTGCGCCGAGACAGATCACGAGCAGCGTGTTCCCGGGCGCGCGCGCGTTCAGCCACAGGCCGCACGCGACCGCGACCCCGCCGCAGGCCGCCGCGAACCGCGCTACGCCGCGCTTGGAGAGCGCGCCCGACTGGATCACCCGGCTGCCGAGCGGGAACGGGTTGCGCGTGAACTCGGGGTCGGCGTCGAGCCCGGAGGCGTCGTCGAAGTAGTCGTTCACCAGGTTCACGGCGCCCTGCGCGGCCAGCATGCCCAGCAGCGTGAGCGCGAAGCTCAGCCAGTCGAGAGTCACTCCGCGCGAAGCCACGAGCGCGGTCGCGGTCAGCACCGGCATCGCCCCCGCGGTGAGCGACGGCGCGCGCAGCGCGCGCACCAGCGTGCCGAGCGACGGCACCCCTAGCGCGCCTCGCTGATCACGCGAATCCCGCCCCAGGTCGCCACCGCGCCCTGGCCGTGACACGAGACACTGCCCTTCTTGGGCACGATGTCCTTCTCGGTCATCATGCCCAGAGCCAGGAGCGACGGCCCGAGGTCGGGCGCGCTGACCTCGCGCTTCAAGAGCTTCCCGTCCATGTGCCACTCGAGCGTGGCTTCGCCGCGGTCGTAGACGATCGCGTAGCGGTGCAGCTGGCCGGGCTCGGTGACTCCTTGGAACTCGTCGAACAGCGAGAAGAAGCGCGGCCCGGCCTCGGCGCGCGGCGCGCTGGCGCCCGGGAACGGCAGCCGCGCGTACACGGTCGCGATGGTGTGGTTGCCCGCGAACACGTCGATCGCGACGCCGGCCGCGAGGTCCATCAGGTGGAAGCTCACGAAGCCGTCGTACAGGTCGCCGTCGTGTCCGTTCACGATCTGCGCGGCCATGTCCCACTCCACGGTGAGTCGCCCGTTCT is part of the Myxococcota bacterium genome and harbors:
- a CDS encoding prenyltransferase; protein product: MPSLGTLVRALRAPSLTAGAMPVLTATALVASRGVTLDWLSFALTLLGMLAAQGAVNLVNDYFDDASGLDADPEFTRNPFPLGSRVIQSGALSKRGVARFAAACGGVAVACGLWLNARAPGNTLLVICLGAAVLGYFYTAPPLRIAYHGAGEPVTFLLFGPLAGAGTEYAQTGSVTRAGLVLSCFVGLLAMDILYMHHFPQHDADKRHGKLTPVVRLGPAGAGRLVPLLVALPYAVLGAGIAGGLLPAAALLAFLSLPFGVRAARIALRTPADPKRMTQAFANVFGLHFTGGLLLAGSLLFA
- a CDS encoding DUF6081 family protein, which encodes MKEETSYGGFGCVISAQPAERNWVPAGFPVASGFWTFREPDAVVIVQNDRLRVAAVPFTRSNDEMQFLDNAKHMYFSTRTFEAPKNGRLTVEWDMAAQIVNGHDGDLYDGFVSFHLMDLAAGVAIDVFAGNHTIATVYARLPFPGASAPRAEAGPRFFSLFDEFQGVTEPGQLHRYAIVYDRGEATLEWHMDGKLLKREVSAPDLGPSLLALGMMTEKDIVPKKGSVSCHGQGAVATWGGIRVISEAR